One genomic region from Microcystis panniformis FACHB-1757 encodes:
- the lipB gene encoding lipoyl(octanoyl) transferase LipB produces the protein MNTQKMPRLCGLKIQAITPYSRAWSQQRALVEARIANPDLPDMLLLLEHPPVYTLGTGSDIKFIKFNLDKTDKEVHRIERGGEVTYHCPGQLVGYPILNLRYYQQDLHWYLRQLEEVILQTIAIYGLSGERIAGLTGVWVEGYKIAAIGIKVSRWITYHGFALNVCPDLSGFAEIIPCGIANKPVGSLQQFLPNISLMQVQQDLSRVFASVFGVELFSLDKD, from the coding sequence ATGAATACTCAAAAAATGCCTCGTCTCTGTGGGCTAAAAATTCAGGCAATTACTCCCTATTCTCGCGCTTGGTCGCAACAGCGAGCGCTGGTGGAGGCAAGAATCGCTAATCCCGACTTGCCCGATATGCTGCTCCTACTGGAACATCCCCCCGTTTACACCCTCGGTACCGGTTCAGATATTAAGTTTATTAAATTTAATCTTGACAAAACCGACAAAGAAGTGCATCGAATCGAGCGAGGAGGCGAAGTCACCTATCACTGTCCGGGGCAGTTAGTGGGCTATCCGATCCTCAATTTGCGCTATTATCAGCAGGATTTACACTGGTATTTGCGACAATTGGAAGAAGTCATTCTGCAAACTATCGCTATTTATGGATTGTCGGGGGAAAGAATCGCGGGCCTGACGGGGGTATGGGTAGAAGGGTATAAAATAGCTGCGATCGGTATTAAAGTTAGTCGTTGGATTACCTATCATGGTTTTGCCCTCAATGTTTGTCCCGATTTAAGCGGGTTTGCCGAGATTATTCCCTGTGGCATTGCTAATAAACCCGTGGGCAGTTTACAGCAGTTTCTGCCTAATATTAGTCTTATGCAAGTACAGCAAGATTTATCGAGAGTTTTCGCCTCAGTTTTCGGTGTGGAATTATTTTCTCTTGACAAGGATTAA
- a CDS encoding flotillin family protein — MNSQNNSYLIQINPNQYDNNNNNSAGNLLLNSVPIALLIFLGIGAIWFINSFLCICKPNEVVILSGMKRKSKDRQDVGYRVISGGRAIRIPILETVKRMDVTTTPIRIEIKNAYSKGNIPLNIVAIANVKVSSKPEIVGNAIERFLDRDREEIIRVAKETLEGNLRGVVATMTPEQVNEDRLQFAESITSNVSQDLFKLGLEIDTLKIQNVADDVDYLNSLGRERIALVMRDAEIAESNALNEAEQIVAECEEQATVAKTRDQIIILEQENELRKLKAKLEQQAKSEEEITIAAAKEKRAIVEEKLQQVRAELERLRLQADQVLPAEAQQEAETFRARGQAAIFEENAKAEALVNELFAEVWQNTGSEAEAIFLIQQLETILEEAIKIPKRLHLDRVNIVDNGDGKSLAALIKVYPEIVNQFLASVHQTLGIDVVGTLTNKIEK, encoded by the coding sequence ATGAATAGTCAAAATAATTCCTATCTCATCCAAATCAATCCCAATCAATACGACAACAATAATAACAACAGTGCTGGCAATTTATTGTTGAATAGTGTTCCCATCGCTTTATTGATATTTCTGGGGATTGGTGCGATTTGGTTTATCAATTCTTTTTTGTGTATTTGCAAACCCAATGAAGTAGTGATCCTGAGTGGGATGAAACGCAAATCAAAAGATAGACAGGATGTGGGGTATCGAGTGATATCGGGGGGTCGGGCGATTCGTATTCCAATTTTAGAAACCGTTAAACGCATGGATGTCACCACAACCCCGATCAGAATTGAGATTAAAAATGCCTATTCTAAGGGCAATATTCCCCTGAATATAGTGGCCATTGCTAACGTGAAAGTTAGTTCTAAACCTGAAATAGTCGGCAATGCGATCGAACGTTTTTTAGATCGAGATCGAGAAGAAATTATTCGCGTAGCTAAAGAAACTTTAGAAGGAAACTTGCGGGGTGTAGTCGCAACAATGACCCCCGAACAAGTGAACGAAGATCGCTTACAATTTGCCGAAAGTATTACCAGTAACGTCAGTCAAGACCTGTTTAAACTCGGTTTAGAAATTGATACTCTCAAAATTCAAAATGTTGCCGATGACGTGGATTATCTTAACTCCCTCGGACGGGAAAGAATCGCTTTAGTCATGCGTGATGCTGAAATTGCTGAATCAAATGCCCTCAATGAAGCTGAACAAATAGTCGCGGAATGTGAGGAACAGGCAACCGTAGCTAAAACCCGCGATCAAATTATCATTTTAGAGCAAGAAAACGAATTGAGAAAGTTAAAGGCAAAACTGGAACAACAGGCTAAATCGGAAGAAGAAATAACTATCGCCGCCGCTAAGGAAAAACGTGCTATAGTTGAGGAAAAATTGCAACAGGTCAGAGCAGAATTGGAAAGATTACGTCTCCAAGCAGATCAAGTTTTACCCGCAGAAGCGCAGCAGGAAGCTGAAACTTTCCGCGCTAGAGGACAAGCGGCAATTTTTGAAGAAAATGCCAAAGCTGAAGCCTTGGTTAACGAATTGTTTGCGGAAGTCTGGCAAAACACCGGCAGCGAAGCAGAGGCAATTTTCTTGATTCAACAGTTAGAAACTATCCTGGAGGAGGCGATTAAAATTCCTAAACGCTTACACCTCGATCGAGTTAATATCGTTGATAATGGTGATGGTAAGTCCCTCGCTGCTCTGATCAAAGTCTATCCCGAAATCGTCAATCAATTCCTCGCCAGTGTCCATCAAACCCTCGGTATTGATGTGGTCGGAACTCTCACCAATAAAATTGAAAAATAG
- a CDS encoding pentapeptide repeat-containing protein has translation MSDRKDPEKLGAENREDNPENNGKASLSAPDASEYVSSLSSRNPVRQRILVLKDLRPGNAGLLLAPLMVMTIGLVFSWDWLGFSGAIVAILISLQVILPSIRQWIAHYLTPSERQTVFAFIVFIAALAGLGKYLGVYERILRWLDSFKYDEFGSWAEWVGALGQIMIAVLAVYVAWEQYVISKDLTIQQNRITQQQTIDSYFQGISDLALDEEGFLEDWPQERAIAEGRTASILSSVDAAGKAKILRFLSQSRLLSPIKRDRYLGRPILDGEGGYAEDREFGTRVVQLGVMLAGADISGQDLRWTDLSEANMVRADLSYSDLVKANVSRTILYEANLRGADIKGMRLFYGSLENATPRSRTVPPNYDSGEHTGAVVENVNFTGVKNMSEEQRHYCCRWCGEKSRATIPGGCADIANLLGR, from the coding sequence ATGAGCGATCGCAAAGACCCAGAAAAACTCGGTGCGGAAAATAGGGAAGATAACCCCGAAAATAACGGTAAAGCCAGTTTATCAGCCCCCGATGCTTCCGAATACGTCTCCTCCTTATCTTCCCGTAATCCTGTGCGTCAGCGCATCCTAGTATTAAAAGATCTTCGACCGGGTAACGCGGGGTTATTACTGGCCCCCCTGATGGTGATGACCATCGGCCTCGTCTTTAGCTGGGACTGGTTAGGCTTTTCTGGGGCGATAGTAGCGATATTGATATCCTTACAGGTGATTTTACCCTCTATTCGCCAGTGGATCGCCCATTATCTCACTCCCTCTGAACGTCAGACGGTTTTCGCTTTTATCGTTTTTATTGCTGCTCTGGCCGGATTAGGGAAATATTTAGGAGTTTACGAGCGCATATTGCGATGGTTAGACAGTTTTAAATACGATGAGTTCGGTTCTTGGGCCGAGTGGGTGGGGGCCTTGGGACAGATTATGATCGCCGTGTTAGCCGTCTATGTGGCCTGGGAACAGTACGTTATTTCTAAGGATTTAACCATACAACAAAATCGCATTACCCAACAACAGACGATCGATTCCTATTTTCAGGGGATTTCTGATCTAGCCTTGGATGAGGAGGGATTTTTAGAAGATTGGCCCCAGGAAAGAGCGATCGCAGAAGGTCGCACCGCTTCCATCCTCAGCAGTGTCGATGCCGCCGGGAAAGCGAAAATACTGCGTTTTTTGAGTCAATCGCGGCTATTATCACCGATTAAACGCGATCGTTATCTAGGCCGACCGATTCTAGACGGGGAAGGGGGTTATGCGGAGGATCGAGAGTTTGGTACAAGAGTAGTACAATTGGGGGTAATGTTAGCGGGGGCCGACATTTCTGGGCAGGATCTGCGCTGGACCGATTTAAGCGAAGCGAATATGGTGCGGGCCGATTTAAGTTATAGCGATTTGGTGAAAGCAAATGTATCGCGGACAATTCTCTACGAAGCTAATTTAAGAGGGGCAGATATCAAAGGGATGCGTTTATTTTATGGTTCCCTAGAAAATGCTACCCCCCGCAGTCGTACCGTTCCCCCCAATTATGACAGCGGAGAACACACGGGAGCAGTGGTAGAAAATGTCAATTTTACTGGGGTGAAAAACATGAGCGAGGAACAACGTCACTATTGTTGTCGTTGGTGTGGGGAAAAGTCCCGCGCAACCATTCCGGGGGGATGTGCTGATATTGCCAATCTTTTGGGCCGTTAA